The DNA region TCTTCTGGGGGAGGTGTTTCTAGGGATGCGGCCAATACCTGTAGCTCTTCGCGAGTGGGTAGGATTTGTGGATCACGCACTTCCAAACCCAGCACTAGAGAAACAGCATACTTGCGTACCAAGAAATCATTGCCATCATGGAGCGTTGCCATCGGAATCAGGCGCAAATTTCCATCCAATACAAAAATGAGGGTTTTGAGATCATCGGGTGATAGTAATCCTTGCTCTGCGGCAGGACGAAGCAACCAATTGTAGAGAGTTTTACCTTGCTCCACGACATTGCGGCCTTTGGTCAACTGAGCACGATATTTTGTCAGTAAATTCTCGATATCAGCCCGTGCAACAGGAGTGGAGTAGTGAATGAGATCTGCCTTTTTCGGCAATTTCATGACCACTTCAAGGCGATCGCCCAACAAGATGGCATAGATGGCTGCCGCTGTGGTGTCCTGTTCGCTGACAACTTGGTCAAGGCTAACGGTTTTATCGATGCAAGCCGCCTGAAAGAAATTTTCTAGCTCGGCCACTTGCAATGATTCCATAACATCGCGCGCCTGCCGTAGTCGTTCTTGATCCTGACTGGAGGATGTCCCTTGGGTTTTGGGATTGGCCTTGAGTTGAGCTAGTTCATTCACTTCTGGCACAGGATCTACCAAAAGCTGTACCAATTCCCGATAAATAGGTTCGACCTTTTCACGGAAGGAAAACCGCACATCTGGATTGGCTGTCACCAAATCACTACGAATAATTTTTAAAGTATTGAAAGCGCGGGTATAGGCGGCGATCGCCTCAGACTCTTGACCTTGAGCCTTAAGTACTCGACCCAATTGCCATTCCCATTGATAGCTGAGATCATCAGCACGGACTTGTTTGGCCGCAGCTAAAGCTTCACGAGAAAGTTCTTGGGAGATATTCCACTGTTGGGACTTTTCATAGACATGACCCAATGTTCCCAATACCAGAGACTGACTCCGATTATCTTGGAGCGCTTGGGCTTGGTTTTGGGCGGGGATGAGTAACGTTGCAATTTCGTCCCAACTTGGTGCATTAGCAACCTGATTTTCCCGCAGTGTGATCAAATTCTCTGCCAAACTCACATAGGCTAAAACCTTGGTGCGACTGGGGGCAAGGGTTGCTAAAGAATCTTTGAGAGAAGGATAAAGCTGTAGCGCCAATTTCCATTGTGGCAAACTGGGACTGATCAACAGACGCATCAGATTGAGAGTGGCTTGAGTATTGAGTTCTCCCTCGGAAAGTTTGGTTGCCTCTTGGTAATACCCGAGGGACTGGCGCATAAAACCATTAGCTTCAGAACGTTGCTTTGCTTCCACTGCCGTGTTGAATTTCCCCTGTGCCCAGTTTCCTAAACTGAGGTTACTGGCTGCCATTAAAGTCGGATTTTGTAATCTGGTTGCAATGTCGAGACTGTCGTCTAATTGAACCTTGGCTTGGTCTAAATTGCCTGTGGTGCGCAGATTATCTCCCAATTGTCTGAGAATGGTGGCTTTGGTAAGGGTATCTGGCTGTTCGCTGACGGTTTCCGCTAATGTTTCGAGGGTGCGGGAAACTTTATTGAATAATCCTTGCGCTTGAAAGGCTTGGGCTTGGTGCAAACGACTCAAGATTTGCCGTTGAGGATCTTCAATTTGACCGTAGAGTTCCTCCGATTGCTGCCAAGTTTCAATTGCTGAATCGAGCTGTCCTGTGGCGAAATCGAGTTGTCCCTGTACATCTAAAATTTGAGCTTGTACTGCTAAAGAAACTTCTTGATTTGCAAGCTGTTGTTGAGCCTGTTGGATCGCTTCGTCTGCTGCATCCCACTGACCCAATTTTTGGTAAGTCAACGATAAATTACTCAGGGCGATCGCCGATTTTGTCTGTTGTCCCTGCTGTTTATATTGTTGCTGGGCTTGCTGTAATAAATCTGCGGCCTTCTGATATTGACCTAGCTGATAAGCATTTTGAGCTTCGTGATCTAAACTTCTGGGGGTGAGGGCGATATCCAGGCTGCCGGGCGTGAGGGCGATCGCCTCGGTGATTGGTGCTTCAGGTTCGACGGTTGCTGATGGCGATAAATATGCGAATACTGGGGTGCTAAAAGCGCAGAAGAATAGCGCCGCGAGACCCAATAACCAATACCGTATTTTTCTGATGTTTTTAAATCCGACCATAACTCTCAACCTGCTACCTGTTTGACGTAATTGTTTTAAATAATTTCTTGGAATACTAAATAGCTTTTTGAAGGACAAGAATGGCTAAAAGAACGGCACATTGAGCGTGAAATAAAGTCCCTGCTCCTGCAAAGTCTTATCTGTATCACTCTGTTTAATTAACGGAACACCCCAGTCGAACCTTAAGCTCGCATCGCCATACTGAAGACGTAATCCTGTGCCGACACCCAATAAAGAATTACGCTCTGGATTTGCACCTTGGTTATTCCAACCGACACCGCTATCAATAAAAGGGGTTAGTTGCAGCGAAAGATTGCGGTCAGAATCTTGCCAGAGAGGTATACGAGCTTCCACTGAGAGAGCCGCCCCGTTATCGGTGAGCAAAACATCCTGACGGTAGCCCCGCACAGTACTTTGTCCGCCTAGGCCATATCTTTCTAAAGACAGCAGAGAATCTGGGGTTAACTGTAAACTGCCGCGCACAATGAGGGGAGTATCCGGAGCCAATAGACGCACCCATTGCCCCTGTCCTAACCATGAAAAATAGCGACTATCTGGCACATCCGCATCGTCATTAATGGTGGAGCCAAAAGCATCAAGACCAAAATTAAACTGCGATCGCACGGCAATTACCTGTTCTGGGCTGCGCTTACTCCAGGCTTGGAAAAAACGGAGAGCACTTACTTTTGTACGACCTTGATTATCGGCTCCGGCTGATAATGGAAAACCACCGATATTATCAATACCAAGGGACGTTTGAGTGCGTTGATGGGAACCAATTAAGCCCAGTACTAAATCCGTTGTAGGCGTTTCAATGAGGGGATGTTGCACAGTAAGTTCGACAACTGAAGCTTCCGATGAAGCATCAAGAGCTGTAAACGGATCCTCAATAACATCACTATTAGTTGTACTGTAATAAGCCGTGACAGAAGTGTTGTGGGGACTGACAGGTAACGTATAGGAGAGATCAAAACTATCGCTACCTTCTGTGTGGGAATAGTTGGCTGATATCGCATCTCCGTAGCCGATTAAATTACCTTCCCTGACGCTGAGGCGATGGCGGAGAGTCCCGACACTGGGGGAACGGTTATTGTCTAGTTGATAAGCGACATCAAAAGAATCTGCTTCATTGACCGTCACGACCAACAAATTTGTCCCCGGCACGGTTCCTGCTTGGAGGTCAGCAGATATGTTTTCTAATAAAGGATTAAGCTGTAACAACTGAATTTGTTCAAGGAGGTCGCTAATCCGTAATGGTGTTTGAGCACCTAACCCCAGACGACTTCGCACATATTCGGCTTTGAGGTGATCGTTTCCTTCAATGACGATATCCTCAACACGACCTTCCACGATTTGAATTTCGACCACCCCATCCTGCAAAGATTGTGGGGGAATGATGGCACCAGACGTTAAATAGTTGTCATCTCGATAGCGTTGGGTAATGGCATCGCGGACTTTTAATACTTCTTCGAAAGTAATCTGTCGATCTGTATATTGCGCAAAAATTTCAGCGAAATCAGTATCTTCATAAACAGTGCTGCCCGTTAGCATGAATTGCTCGACAGTAAATGTAATACCATCGCCCGGTAAGGGAACTTCTGATGGTGCAGCAGGTACAAAATCGGGGCCGAGTAAATCTTCGAGGGTCGGTAAAGCAGGTAATGTTTCGGCCTCTGAAGGTTGCTCCAAGCTAGGGGAGGTTCCCGGTCGTTCTGGCGTCGGAATTTGGGCGATCGCCGACCCAGAAAAAGTCACCCCTTGTAACAGCCACATTCCCAAACCGAGACCACATCCCACTGAGGTTTTGGCAATCTTCGATAGGGATAAAGGACAAGTTAAAGAGCGCTGGGTTAAAGCTTTTTGAGAAGAGTGAGGCAACAACATGCAGGTGATTTAGGGCAAAAGTAAACAATGGAAATGATAAAGACGATCAAGGGAGATATTGCAGATCTAGAGCTGGTGCGCCATTTGACAAAAATCTGATGAAGCGGCTTGTATTTCAGGGCTAGCTAGTACATTCCGATGAGCTACAAAATGCGTATTCCCCTCTGCATCAATTGCCACTCCTTGCGCCTCCTCAAGAGTCGCTGATGTAGGTAACTGAGTCTGATCCATGAGTGCAATGGGTTCATCATCTGAAGCCAGGACCCACGGTACAGAAACACCTCCCGCACCAATTAAGTTGTTCTGGCTAGATGGTAGTCCTCCTCGACCACTGACAACAAATTCACTTTGTTTTTCTGAATTACCGAGGTCACAACCGGCCGCAATTTGATCGGTGCGATCGCCCAAAGTGGCCGGTAGTTCTGTTAAACCTTGACTGGGGTCAAGATCGAGGGTGGAAAGAGTGATAACGCCATTGAGACCAAATTCAGAGCTGGCGCTAATATCGTTGGTGAGATTACTTCGCAGAAGAGAGAAAGTACTGTTACTTTGTTCTGTAAAACCAAAAATTTGCAATGCACTGACACCAATATCTCCGCCATTTCCTCCCACTGCATTAGCAATAATGTCATTGTTTTGCTCTAGTCTCGCAATTAAAAAACCATCACCGAGACGAATAAGTACATTACCCCCATCACCGGCATTTGCATTGCTCGAACTAGCATTGATCAAACTCCCACCAGTCAGAAAAAGGTGATTATCCACGTTAATATTTACATTGCCGCCACCAAGCTCTGACGCGCTCTCCGCTGATAATTCCACACCATCCCTAAGTGCAAGAATAGAGGTATTATGCACTATCAAGTCTCCCGCTCGCCCACCCATCGGATTTAGAGATGCGACAGTGAGACGACCATCCCCACGCAATGTCAAAGGACTATTGCCATTAACCGTCAAACTTCCCCCATTCCCACTACCTGAAGTTGAAGCGTTAATCTCTCCACCATTAGCAAAGCTCAAATCTGTGGTTTGAATCTCGATATCACCACCATCTTGGATTCCACTAGTAGAGGCAGTAAGTTCAACACCATCAATAGTAATAAAAGGAATCTGCAGTAAAAAGCGGCCTGCTTCAAAGTTGTCTTTATCTACAAACCTTCCAGCCTGACCAGTACCACTTGTTTCAACACTGATCGTCCCATCACCAGAGAGGGTGAGAGTATCACTCCCAGAATCAAAAATAATATTACCGCCAGACCCGCTACCTGAAGTAGAAGCTGCGATTTGAGCATTGTTATCAAATTGAATAGTCGGAATTTCTAGGAATACATTGCCGCCTGCACCAGATCCACTAGTGGATGCCAATAGCTGAGTAGCATCAATCATGGCAGTCGAGGCATCCTCAACAAAAATGTTCCCAGCATTTCCAATATTATTAGTGCGAGTTTGCAGTTGACTATTACGAAGAACTACTGATTTAGCATCTTGGATACCAATATCACCACCAGAATTACTGTTGAAAGTATCACTCAAAATCTCAACATTCTCTAGGGTCAAATTCCCGGTGCTAGTGATAAAAGTATCACCTGATTGTCCTTCTTCGCCTATTGACTGTGTGATTATCCTTGGTGGCGACATAGGCGAACTGGGAGGAAG from [Leptolyngbya] sp. PCC 7376 includes:
- a CDS encoding CHAT domain-containing protein, encoding MVGFKNIRKIRYWLLGLAALFFCAFSTPVFAYLSPSATVEPEAPITEAIALTPGSLDIALTPRSLDHEAQNAYQLGQYQKAADLLQQAQQQYKQQGQQTKSAIALSNLSLTYQKLGQWDAADEAIQQAQQQLANQEVSLAVQAQILDVQGQLDFATGQLDSAIETWQQSEELYGQIEDPQRQILSRLHQAQAFQAQGLFNKVSRTLETLAETVSEQPDTLTKATILRQLGDNLRTTGNLDQAKVQLDDSLDIATRLQNPTLMAASNLSLGNWAQGKFNTAVEAKQRSEANGFMRQSLGYYQEATKLSEGELNTQATLNLMRLLISPSLPQWKLALQLYPSLKDSLATLAPSRTKVLAYVSLAENLITLRENQVANAPSWDEIATLLIPAQNQAQALQDNRSQSLVLGTLGHVYEKSQQWNISQELSREALAAAKQVRADDLSYQWEWQLGRVLKAQGQESEAIAAYTRAFNTLKIIRSDLVTANPDVRFSFREKVEPIYRELVQLLVDPVPEVNELAQLKANPKTQGTSSSQDQERLRQARDVMESLQVAELENFFQAACIDKTVSLDQVVSEQDTTAAAIYAILLGDRLEVVMKLPKKADLIHYSTPVARADIENLLTKYRAQLTKGRNVVEQGKTLYNWLLRPAAEQGLLSPDDLKTLIFVLDGNLRLIPMATLHDGNDFLVRKYAVSLVLGLEVRDPQILPTREELQVLAASLETPPPEEAQFYSDLPGVTKELARIESTEMPTTLLQDQAFTSDALTNALQTSEFNIVHLATHGQFGSDRQNTYILSADGRLGIDTLGQIFRGSRQADARLEMLILSACKTATGDSREVLGIAGAMVQSGARSAIATLWSVDDQASILFTDTLYTELAKPGISRAEAMRRAQVALLDRYPGRPRYWAPYVLVGSWR
- a CDS encoding ShlB/FhaC/HecB family hemolysin secretion/activation protein, producing the protein MLLPHSSQKALTQRSLTCPLSLSKIAKTSVGCGLGLGMWLLQGVTFSGSAIAQIPTPERPGTSPSLEQPSEAETLPALPTLEDLLGPDFVPAAPSEVPLPGDGITFTVEQFMLTGSTVYEDTDFAEIFAQYTDRQITFEEVLKVRDAITQRYRDDNYLTSGAIIPPQSLQDGVVEIQIVEGRVEDIVIEGNDHLKAEYVRSRLGLGAQTPLRISDLLEQIQLLQLNPLLENISADLQAGTVPGTNLLVVTVNEADSFDVAYQLDNNRSPSVGTLRHRLSVREGNLIGYGDAISANYSHTEGSDSFDLSYTLPVSPHNTSVTAYYSTTNSDVIEDPFTALDASSEASVVELTVQHPLIETPTTDLVLGLIGSHQRTQTSLGIDNIGGFPLSAGADNQGRTKVSALRFFQAWSKRSPEQVIAVRSQFNFGLDAFGSTINDDADVPDSRYFSWLGQGQWVRLLAPDTPLIVRGSLQLTPDSLLSLERYGLGGQSTVRGYRQDVLLTDNGAALSVEARIPLWQDSDRNLSLQLTPFIDSGVGWNNQGANPERNSLLGVGTGLRLQYGDASLRFDWGVPLIKQSDTDKTLQEQGLYFTLNVPFF